In a single window of the Desulfovibrio sp. X2 genome:
- the panD gene encoding aspartate 1-decarboxylase, translating to MKRCFLRSKLHRATLTGCDIEYEGSISIDPELLRAADILPNEQVDVYDVNNGARLTTYAIPGEPGQICLNGAAARLAAPGDKIIICSFVWLDEGEIAGHKPRVVLLGQDNAVVGTK from the coding sequence ATGAAACGCTGTTTTCTCCGCTCCAAGCTTCATCGCGCGACCCTCACCGGCTGTGACATCGAGTACGAGGGAAGCATTTCCATCGACCCCGAGCTTCTGCGCGCCGCGGACATCTTGCCGAACGAGCAGGTGGACGTGTACGACGTGAACAACGGGGCCCGTCTGACCACCTACGCCATCCCGGGCGAGCCCGGGCAGATCTGCCTCAACGGCGCGGCGGCCAGGCTCGCCGCCCCCGGGGACAAGATCATCATCTGCAGCTTCGTCTGGCTTGACGAGGGCGAGATCGCGGGCCACAAGCCCCGCGTCGTGCTCCTGGGCCAGGACAACGCCGTCGTCGGGACGAAATGA